In Gammaproteobacteria bacterium, the sequence GGCGCGTCGTCGATGCGCATCGGGCGTAGCATCAGGACTGCTGCCGCGAGCATGACGAGGGCAAACAGCGAAAGTTGTACCAGTCCGGATACGAACGCGGCCAGCCATGCACCCAGGTACGTCCCAAGCATACCGGGCAGGCCGAAGACCATTACGTTGCGCCAGTCGACATAGCCGCGCCGCATGTAGGGCAGGCTCGCTGCCAGGGCAATCGTCCCGACGATCGCCAGTGATCCGGCAATCGCGACCTTTTCGTCCTGACCGAACAGGTACACCAGCACCGGTACCGTGACTATGGAGCCGCCCGAGCCCAGCAGGCCCAGGCTCAGGCCGATTGCGATGGCACCCAGCCAGGCCGAAATCATTCAGTCAGCAACTGAAATACTATTTCAGGTGAACTGTCAGGTCGCCGAACTGCAAATCGCCGTAGACCTGACACCATCCGCTCCCGTCGCCGGACCACTCCAGCTCTGCGCCGACCAGCAGTGCGCGCCTGCCGTGAATGGTTTTGCCGTCGATGACGAGATTGGCATCGCCGGTGCCGGTATCCAGTGACACGCTGCCAACGACATCGCGCTGTATGTAAATCGTAGCGTCGCCGGCATACATATCCAGCTCGACGCAGTTGCGCATGTCACGCACGTCGATATCGCCGGCGCCGATCTTGAGAAACAAGGCCCGGTCATCAGGTGCAGTGATATTGACCCTGGCCTGAATATCATGCCACGCCATCATCGAGTCGGGCTGCAGTGCAATGATTACCGCAGAAGTATCAGCGCGGGATATCACCTGGACTTTTTCCGCACGTCGTTCGCAACCGCGATCGCCTTCGCGACACATCAGTTCGACGTGCGCGTCGACCAGCTGGGTCGGGCCGCCTTGTATGACAATTTCACCGATGGCGGCTTCCACCCGTACTGCCGCACGCGGTGGCACCTGGATTTGCGCGGTATGCGTGCCCACGTTAACCAGCGGGCCGTTACTGGCACAACCCGACAGCAGTGCGATGGCAACGACGACCAGTGGGTATTTCATCTTTATGTCCACGGTGGAAAGACGACAGTTTACTCTGCTGCGCGCAGCCTGAGGTGCAGGTTGACCCGATACCTGCTTTTACCAGCCCTTACCGCTGCCCGGCCAGCCCCGGAAAGGGGACTGTTCGGTGTTACAGGAGCTGGATGAGGCTGTAGATGGCCAGCCCGGCAAAGCCGCCGACCAGCGTACCGTTGATACGAATGAACTGCAGGTCCCGGCCGACGTACAGCTCGACGCGGCGCGCGGTGACTGAAGGGTCCCAGGCGCTGACGGTTTCCGAGATTATGCTGGCGATGTCGCCGCGGTATTGCTCGACCAGGTACGCGAGGGCATCGCGCGCCCAGCGATTGAGTTCTTCGCTCAGCCTGGGGTCGTCGCGGAAAGTCCCGCCTATACGCGTCAGCGCATCCGACAGCCGCTGTACCAGTGCAGAATCCTCCATGTCTGACTGCTCGCGCAGGTAGGTCGCGATGTGTGTCCATACATCAGCCAGGTACTGCTGCACCACGGGGTGCTCGAGCAGTTCTTCCTTGAGCGCTTCGCCGCGGGCAATAATCTCAGGGTCTTGTTTGAGCTGCTCGATGAACTGGCGGGTGGCGACATTAAACTGGATGCGTGCCGGGTGCTCTTCGTCGGTGCCGACGTTTTCCAGCGTGCTCTCGATTTCATTGACGATCTTGTCGTAGATTTCTTCGTCGACGAAATCCGGCACCCACCACGGGCTCTCCGTGGCAATCTTCAGGCGGATGGCGAAGCGGTTTTCCTCCAGCTGCTGGCGTGCCGCGGCAACCGCCGTGTCCATCAGCTGTTGATGATGATCAGAGGTAACCAGCAGGTCGAGCACGCGGCCAATCAGCGGCGTAACGGTGGTATCACTGAGGCTGCGCTGCAGATTGCGCCTTACCATATCGCGCAGCGGCCCCGTGTCGACGGTGTCGAGCAGCCAGCGCGCGATGCCGGCAATGTCGCTGGCGATCTTGCGGGCGTTGTCCGGCTGCGAAGCCCAGCGACTGATGGTGCCGGCAAAATCCGTTGCCTCCAGTCGTGGCCGCAGCGCGTTAGGGGTTAGAAAATTGCGTCGCACGAAGTTTGCCAGGCTCTCGCCAAGCCGGTCTTTCTGCCGCGGGATGATCGCGGTGTGCGGAATCGGTATGCCCATCGGGTGTCTGAACAGGGCGGTTACAGCAAACCAGTCGGCGAGTGCACCGACCATCGATGCTTCGGCGAACGCGCGGACATAACCGAGCAGCGGCCAGCGGTGCATATAAAGGTGCGCCAACACGAACACGACCGCCATAAAAAGCAGCAACCCGGTCGCGAGCATTTTCATGCGGCGCAGGCGCCGTTCCTGTTCGGCTTCAATAGCAGCGGTGGGCGCTGCCGGTTCCACGCTCATGTCAGTGCCAGGCCGGGCTGAGCTCGTGTACGGCTTCAAGCAGCGCCGCCAGGTGTGCCGGGTCAACACCGGGGTGAATGCCGTGGCCAAGATTGAACACGTGGCCGCTGCCTTTGCCAAAGCTTTCCAGGGCATCGGCCACGGCTGTGCGGATACGTTCGGGCTGCGCATACAGCACACACGGATCGAGGTTGCCCTGTAGCGCTACTTTGTCGCCGACGCGGGCGCGTGCGTCGGCCAGGTCGGTGGTCCAGTCCAGTCCCAGCGCAGCGGCACCGGTTTCAGCCATCGACTCGAGCCATGCACCGCCGTTTTTGGTGAACAGCACGACCGGTACGTCATTACCGGACAGTTCATCAACGATGGACTGCATGTAACGCAGGGAGAATTCGCGGTACCCGGCCGGCGTCAGTGTGCCGCCCCAGGTGTCGAATACCATCAGGGCATCGGCGCCGGCCTCGACTTGCGCGGCAAGATACTTCGCGGTCGCTTTTGCCAGCAGCTCGAGCAGCTCGTGCAGGGCGGCCGGTTCGGCATAAAGCATGCCGCGGATGTGCGAAAAAGTCTTGCTGGCGCCGCCTTCGACCATGTAGGTAGCTACGGTCCACGGGCTACCGGCAAAACCGATCAACGGCAGCCGATTGCCCAGTTCGGCACGCACTGTGGCAACCGCGTCCATCACGTAGCGCAGGTCGCTGCCGGGGTCGGGCACGTGCAGTGTTCGCACATCACGCAGCGAACGCACGGGTTTTTCGAACTGCGGGCCCTCACCACTGGCGAAATACAGGCCACGGCCCATCGCATCGGGGATGGTGAGGATATCGGAGAACACGATTGCGGCATCGAGCTGTGGAAAGCGGCGCAGTGGCTGCATGGTGACTTCGCAGGCCAGTTCCGGTGTTTTGCACAGCGTGAGGAAATCGCCGGCCTGGGTACGTACCGCGCGGTATTCGGGCAGGTAACGGCCAGCCTGGCGCATTATCCATACTGGCGTACGATCGACGTCTTCACGCCGAAGCGCGCGGATCAGGCGATCGTTTTCCAGTCGTCTGCTCATGAAAATGTCTCCGCAATGGTCTGCTGGATTGCCGCGGCGGCCGCTGCCGGGTCTTTGGCGTCGCGTACAGGCCGGCCCATAACAATGTAATCGGCGCCGTTACGAAACGCCCGGGCGACATCGACGACGCGCTTCTGGTCGTCGGTCGGGCGGTTTTCCACGGGGCGAATGCCAGGAGTCACCACCATCAGCTCGTGATTTACGTTTTCGCGCAGGGCCGGCGCTTCCAGCCCGGAGGAAATTACCCCGTCACAGCCGGCCTGCAGCGCGCGCCGTGCGCGTGACAGCACCAGCTGCTCGACATCGCAGTCGAAGCCGAGGTCGTCGAGGTCACCACGATCGAGGCTGGTCAGCACCGTTACGCCGAGAATTTTCATGGCGCCCTTCTCGGCGCCGGCCGCCTCCATGATCGCCTGGTTGCCATGGACCGTCAGGAAGTGCGCGCCGCGGTTGCGCAGCCCGCGTACCGCTGCAGCCACCGTGGCGGGTACATCAAACAGCTTGAGATCCGCGAACACTTTCTTGTCGCGCGCCAGCAACCAGTCCATTACCTCGAAGTAGTCGCCGGACGTCATCAGTTCCAGCCCGATCTTGTAAAAGCTGACGCTGTCGCCCAGCGCTATCGCCAGCTCCTTGGCGGCACCGGCATCGGGCACGTCGAGCGCAAAAATCAGACGCTCGTGCACCGGTATATCTTTGTGTAGAAAGTCATTCATCGTATAGGGGTCAGACCGAGATTCTTTGTGACATTTGTGCCTGCAGTTGCCGGCTGACCCATTGTAGCGGTTCGAATGTCACAAAGAATCTCGGTCTGACACCTATTTCACTATTTCACGTCCGCCGTGGCGGTCCAGTTTATTGTAGCGGTTCA encodes:
- the hemE gene encoding uroporphyrinogen decarboxylase — encoded protein: MSRRLENDRLIRALRREDVDRTPVWIMRQAGRYLPEYRAVRTQAGDFLTLCKTPELACEVTMQPLRRFPQLDAAIVFSDILTIPDAMGRGLYFASGEGPQFEKPVRSLRDVRTLHVPDPGSDLRYVMDAVATVRAELGNRLPLIGFAGSPWTVATYMVEGGASKTFSHIRGMLYAEPAALHELLELLAKATAKYLAAQVEAGADALMVFDTWGGTLTPAGYREFSLRYMQSIVDELSGNDVPVVLFTKNGGAWLESMAETGAAALGLDWTTDLADARARVGDKVALQGNLDPCVLYAQPERIRTAVADALESFGKGSGHVFNLGHGIHPGVDPAHLAALLEAVHELSPAWH
- a CDS encoding DUF445 domain-containing protein, which gives rise to MSVEPAAPTAAIEAEQERRLRRMKMLATGLLLFMAVVFVLAHLYMHRWPLLGYVRAFAEASMVGALADWFAVTALFRHPMGIPIPHTAIIPRQKDRLGESLANFVRRNFLTPNALRPRLEATDFAGTISRWASQPDNARKIASDIAGIARWLLDTVDTGPLRDMVRRNLQRSLSDTTVTPLIGRVLDLLVTSDHHQQLMDTAVAAARQQLEENRFAIRLKIATESPWWVPDFVDEEIYDKIVNEIESTLENVGTDEEHPARIQFNVATRQFIEQLKQDPEIIARGEALKEELLEHPVVQQYLADVWTHIATYLREQSDMEDSALVQRLSDALTRIGGTFRDDPRLSEELNRWARDALAYLVEQYRGDIASIISETVSAWDPSVTARRVELYVGRDLQFIRINGTLVGGFAGLAIYSLIQLL
- the pyrF gene encoding orotidine-5'-phosphate decarboxylase; amino-acid sequence: MNDFLHKDIPVHERLIFALDVPDAGAAKELAIALGDSVSFYKIGLELMTSGDYFEVMDWLLARDKKVFADLKLFDVPATVAAAVRGLRNRGAHFLTVHGNQAIMEAAGAEKGAMKILGVTVLTSLDRGDLDDLGFDCDVEQLVLSRARRALQAGCDGVISSGLEAPALRENVNHELMVVTPGIRPVENRPTDDQKRVVDVARAFRNGADYIVMGRPVRDAKDPAAAAAAIQQTIAETFS